TATGGTCCATGTGGTTTACCTCACAAATACTGCAGTAGTGCGCAGGCTCGTTCTGGGTGCGTCCGTGCCATACTAACTCCTTCCCGGCAGCCAACAGAAGCTCTCTCTGCATCTGACACTGCTTCAGAGTCCGCAGCAAGCAATACCTAACATGGACGCATTGGTTTGGGTTACAAATTTcataaatcttaaaaaatacagTCCCAATGATATATGACCCAGATTTCAAATTTTTCTTCAGCTATATATAGCAGAAAAACACTCTGGAATGGATAGATTTACAGGAAAAGGATTTGCAgagttgaataaaataaaataaaaggtgttTCATATATGTTGTAACAAACAGTTATGACACATTTATTCTAAATTTTAAATTACTATCCAATTTATTTGATTATGAATATCTTCTCTTTTAGAAGCAATTACATGATAAAGGTAAATTGTaggatgacaaaaaaagaaaactttcctAGTTACAACACATATTTGGTATCCCTGATTGATGAATGACAGTGAAAGAGTTTGAGTTAAAATGCATGAACATTCAACAACCATTATTTATCACAATAGTATTAAATAAAATTCCGGAATACAGTAATTATAATTCTCCCAACCcaacacacacaggcacacataGCTATATGTCTAGCAAATGAGCACAACTCTATGCAgcaataccaaaaaaaattggATGAAACCTGAAAATGACTGTGGCTGCGCTCAATTTGTTCTTTTTCCTCattattgaacattttcaaggattgAAAAGTGCTCAGATCTCACAGTGAAAGCGCTTATGACGACTTATTTTCACAATAAATAGTTATGTTCATAACTTACAAGCACAATTGTACATTGTGCATGTACATACTAGTGAGAAGGAAAAGTATTGTGAATCATTTGTAATTTCTTAAATTTCTGCATAAATTCACCATAAAACATAGGCTGACCATCTAAATTTTCAATCTAAGGCTACATCCAGGTTGCAGGCAAATGCAAACCAAATTGGATTTATTTCCCCCCCTATATATGAGCACCGTAACTTCCGGTCTATAAGCCGCTACTTTTTTCACTTGCATTTGACCCTGTGGCTAATACAACGGTGCGGCTTATCCACAAGGTCACGAGGGGGTGCACTATAAAGGAAGCGCAAGAGCGCCAGGCAGAGCAAAACAAACCAGTGAGCCCAAATACAGTAGGAGAGAACGACAGTTTACGCCTTCATTAAGGAAAAGAAACAGAGAAGTGCATAAAGACGCTGCATTTAAGTTAAAGTCAATCGACCTGTTCGATTCTGACGCTGACGAAGAGGACGagaggttgtttttgtttttgagagcGACAACAAAGGAGAGAGAGTGGctgactggggggggggggggggggggggggtacacaCTGCCAAGTTTGGAGAAAAATTGGCACAGCACACCAACATCAGACATGGTGGAGGGAGCACCATGGTACAGGCTACtttacgataaaaaaaaattaaaggcaCATGGTTACATCAATGGCAAATAAATGTCTGCAGGTAAAACCTTCCTTGCATGACTGTCTTGATACAAACTAGCACAATAGTTCAATTAACAGCATTTTAAGCAACCGAGAATTCAAGCGCTATTCAAACCTTGCAAGGAACGAATGAATTCCAAGCACCATAAGACACCGCAGGCAGTGCGGTAATTACATCTCAGCCATGTAAATATCGACATGAGCTAAAAGGGGAAGGAAATTTAATTGAAAGGAGAAGCAAGTTCTCACTTGATCATCTCAAACAGCTTGTGGTCAGACACTTTGATGTTCCTGGCCAGGTTCCAAGAGAGATGGATCATGGGAACAATGGACTTGACACTCTGCAGTTTGTTCCACTCGTAGCGCTCTACTGCCAGCTTGTACTGATGGGCTGGTGATATCAACAGATAAAACACTTCAAAACAACATCGGGAAAGAATGACCAGTCCTTTTGAGAGTGTTGTCATTACCTGTGAGTGGTCCCACATTCCACGCAATGTTGTTGCACCAGCCAATAGCTTGCACCCAATGTATGGCACCCATGTTGAGCCACACCAGGTCCCCGGGACGTTGGATGAAGCGGTACACAGGCACATTGGTCGCATACAGGTCTTCAAGgtttggccaccaggagcccATCAGGAAGTTGATGTTGTTCCTGTCATACAATCAACCAAAAGTCAGCATCAAAACTGTAGATCAACCTAGCATGCAGTATGTTAGCTTCTCACACACTTTTCGCAGAAGCTGTTGATGACGCCCCAGTATGGTTCAGGCACAGCAAACCACTCGCAGTCGCCAGGGCCGATGTTAATGTTCACCGAACAGAAGTTATTGTTCTCTTGGTGACCTAAATAACCACACAAGTCCTTATTAGTAGTGAAAGTGACCAAAAATGACAAGTCATGATCTATTATGCTAGTCCCAGGTTTACCTGGTGTCCTGGAACCGGGAACCTTCATGTAGAGCTGCACTGTGTTCATTCCCAGGATGGTGTGTCCCACGTGGCTGAGCAGGTTGCCGGCTGATACTACCCGGGCGAAGGCCGGCAGCTTGGTCAGCTCCtggagctgctgcttccacctaTAAGTGAGGAGAACATTGCAAAGAGCATGAGACAACTACAAACACATGTCTAGAGACAACCACAATGTATCTCACTGGACATCTTTAAGATCTTCACAAAAGAACTTGTGGCTATACAAGCGAAAGAAAGCCCACTTGGTAACTAATTCTATGTCAATGTTTTCAAGGTGGATGatttatcttttaaaaaaaaaaaaaaaaaaaaaaaaaaaaatagtagctgTCAAAGCgaattttagtttattcaaTTCCTGGCATAATGTCATAATTGATCACAAATGGAAGgtcatatatttttattcatttcctAGACTGGTCATcagccaatggcagggcacatatagacaatcACTCACACTCAGATAAGGTAATAAGGTACTGTAGTTACCGAGACCTACAATTTGAATATGATCAAAATAAAACTTACCTATTACATAGATGAAAAAACAAGTTTCTGTATTCCAGTGTGATACAATAAATTAACAACTTAatttccttgttttcatgtatACAATGGTCCACGTACTTCTTTTCATCCGAGAGGTCTATGTTGGTGCCGAATTTGATGTGCTTGAATGGACATTTCCTCCGCCGACTAACACAAGAGCATCAGCGTTAGCAACAGCAATAAGAAAATGGTTGATTGCATCAAGGCAGCCAAAGGAAAGTCACCTGTCAGATGAGGCTGCCTCTGCTtccatctccttcttcttctcattctcCTCCTATTTCAGAAATCAGTATCAACTTGAATGTACACTGAGTGGACAAACGTATGTGTCCTAACACATGGCCATTGCATCTATAGAAAATTAAAATGGAAGATAATTTGGACGTCCTCGTTATTACTGACCCGCAGTGACTCCTGGAAGGATGAGGCCTGGTACTGGGCATACTTGATAATAGTGGTGTGTGAGCGGCTGCTCTCACAGCGCCACATCTTGCGGCTGCCGCTGAGGTCCCAGTTCTCGTCGGTGGGCTGGGCCAGCTGGGTGCGCACTTCCACCAGATGGTCGGGATTGGCCTCCACCAGTGTCTTGGTTGAGAAAAGGCCCAAGTCTGCACAGAACAGGACGAACATGAAAGCACGGTCAGGCACTGATGTCTGCATGGTTGAGTTTTTAAACACAGAGTTTGATGTTTGACTGACACTGCTTTTGTACaacattgtcattattatttttaatttattgtgtcATACATTGATTTGAACACATTACTTTATGGGCAGGAAAGGTAAATCTTcctggttaaaataaaataaaaaaaaaaatacaaaaaaaggtgcgCACAACCCGAGTTGtacatctaaaaaaataaaataaaaaagaagaataaaataAGGGGGATAATGTCTCATTGCTTAAGCAGAGCTGCCTGGTACCAACATATAGAAATTTGCTTACAGAACAATTTACCTgaaattttatattaaaattcTGTCAGGAACATTATAGCAGgagactgtgtgtgtgcgtgcgagatgcgtgtgtgtgtatattgcaGTAACATTTAATGCCTGCAGGTGGTACTGTTGCCAACTGTACAGGAAgaaaataaattatgtgaaaagtaaaacaagtTAGAAGATTTattaggtgttttttgttttgtttttgtttgtttttttacccagTTTGAGGGATCCTGCCAGGCCCCTGATAACGGTCACAGGGTTGGCAGGGTTGGTGCAGAACTGATGGAGAGGAGGGTAGAAGGCGTCCCTCTTGTTTTCCAACTGTGCCGGAGAGGAAGCACACAGATTAATCAGCACTTAAGATACCTTCCAGGGAGGCTAATGAGGAACCGTTTCACCAATATTACAGCACAATATCATGCGCATATGTCTTTGTCAACGGGGACTTTGACTCACATAAATACTGGGCGTTGGCGGGTTGAGCTTGTCCTTTGGCAGGGGAGGTGAGGGTGTGCTTGGGGGTCGTGGCGGCGGGCACTTGTCCAAGATGATGTTGCTTGTCGACAGACCGTTCTTGCCCAGGTTTCTGAGGCGTGAGGTGTCAAGTAATTAGCTCAAATACAAAGTTGGCATGCGGGAGCATCTAAAAACAGCTCAAATGTAGGAGATACTACCTGGTCAGTTTGGATAAGCATCAGGAATGCCACTTTGAAGAATAAAGAGTTAAGATGTCAAATTTATAATTCCTgatgtatttaattattcaatAATAGAATAAACAGCGCCAGTACCGGTTCTGGCAGGGCCACCACAACATGGCTCATGGTGGCCTGATAAAAGGCTTAATGTAGTACTGCTCTGCAGGGAAATTTTCAAGATTTATCAAGACATTTATTGTGGTctgatgaaattaaaattgaactgtttggCTATAATGAGCTTCGTTATGTTTGAAGGGAAATGTGTTGAAGGCTGCAAACACTATCCCAACTGTAAAATAGGCGAGTGGCAGCAGCATGTTGTGCGGTGGTTTTGCTACAGGAGGGATTGGTGCACTTCACAAAATACATTAATGACATCATGATAAAAGAACATTATCTGGAAATACTGAAGCAAATCAAAACATTAGCCAGGATGTTCAAACTTGGGCACAAAGGGGTCTTCCAAATGGATAAGGGCCCGAGACATAATGCCAACTTGTTGCAAAGTGGCTTGAAGACGCATTGCggagtttaaaatgttaaaagattTTTCCACATCATGTATGTTCCAACAACACATAAGTACAAATAGCCCCGACTTTTTTACTGCGCCTATCAGCTTGTATCTTCCCTTCAGTGTGGAGTGTTTGGGGCGAACACTTGACAGTTTcttgggggtggggaggggtggATGATGGCGTCACGCTCGTCCCTGCTGATATGTAGTGTTGTGTTAGCTAGCGTACAACACAATTGGGACGCAaactgggaaaaacaaaaacatgaggcTGGCTTCGAGCACAGGCCATATTCCAGAGCTAAGACTCCAAGAAAACTGCACATACGAAGAGTTTATTGGAGCGCACCTACTCGCTTGCGAACCATGCACAAGCTTGAAACAGAGGCTACAGTTATGCTtcaggccagaggtggcagtcgcgaGCAAAAAGGTGTCAAACTCCGCAATGCACTTTTAAGGATAACAAGGGCCGTGTCCGAATGTCCACCCTTATCCCCTAACCCGTCATTCACTATATAGCCCGCACTATATATAGTGCCCTCAAACTGTTAGGCGATTTGGACAGTCAGCTAACTACTTGCTCCTCGTCGCATATCACCTGGCCACTGCATGTGTCATGATGCAACGGCGTGAAAGATCTCAGAtaatttgtgaataaaaatgtgtttaaactgCATTTTATTTCCTTTGTTGTACATATTTTCATTTAGAACACATTAATTATTTCCATAGTGTATGGGTAATGCCTGCTTTAATGCTcgcatttgcacctttttgttttcctgctcgcaatgcattgtggtcGATATTAACTGGTTGAGTGACTATCGATGTTCACTACTATTccaagtgcattgtgggtaactGACTGctccacattatttatttatttatttatttttggacatttggaCACCCTTACCAAATGGCGTGACCCCTTAGTAGTGTACTATATGGGGAGTAGTGTGCACATTCAGACACGGCCAAAGTCAAGGCTTTGGAGTGGCCATCATGTCCTGATTTCAATCCTATTGGAAATGTATGGCTAGCCCTGAACATGCATGTGCAAGTCAGGAGACCTACGAACCTGGCTCAGTTACACAAGTTCTGTCAAAAGGATAGCGCTAAAATGGATGACAACTATACTAACATACATGTGGAATCATATCCAAACCGTTTTACCCAAGAAATTAAGTTTAAAGACAATAGTGCTACTTTGTATGAAATGTACCGGAATGTAAACTTTTGATTTTGAATGTAATGAAAaactcaattaactcattttctcccaataacgtgtaaatacgttttttttttatgttttaagtgtcccaaagacatatttatccgtttttttgtttttttttttatgctagagcatacagaaggctttgatgcagtctaccaactgcaaagaatggttgcagaaatggtagtttttacacaaacggccagcaggtggcagcagagcaaaggagatcaaccagggcacgtagataaaaagctaaattacttacaattttaaatagatttgtgaaaactgatgaaacttagctctcttctaatgttaattgctgcaaaacggaaacagatagaaaaatacctttttccctgatgaaagaagagactttaatctttcttttgatatgttccatgcttttatagcaatagaacacaatattctgtgggccttgcaaaatcagtcaaaatccagtaaaacagccgggagcgaacgggattgcttttgtgaaaatggctgggagtcaatgagttaaaaaaataataataataaaaataaaaaaaataaaaatatcctgGCATTTAGCAAATAGAAATAATTTTGACGATACTAATTTACCTAGAATCGCAAAGTTTGTCTGATTTGGTCTGATTTTATGTCAGACAGTGAGGAAAGAAGGGAATGTTTCTTTTTAGACGGTGTTTGTATGTACATTTCAGGTTTCAATTGTAAATGCGCCGCAAATAAGTACAGGACAGGAATTTGTTTAGGGTATCTTCCCATTTTAACAATTTATAACTTCCACTGAAAAGTAAAGTGTAGAGTACAAGGTGAAGTAGACCCTTGTTATGGAACCTCGGCACACAACCACCCCGTTCACAAACAATTCTGTTTCAGAATGAAATTGTTAACAAATATTGCTTTGTTTCACAAACTACACGTTAACGCTCCAACAGTCATAACATCTCCTAAATACTGTCATTAACTCACAGAAGAGTTGATGCTGcaacaagcaatttcattggtGCTGGGTTAGGGCTATTCCCACCCACTGAGCTTGATGAGAGAGGACGACATGATTGAGATTTACTTCATGACGGGAACcagcatgccaaaataaataaattgtgaaatAATTAAATCTGAAACTAATAGAGCatctattgaaataaataactatTGAAATACATACCAAAtaaattcatttattcatttaattatgTCGTTATCTAATTTTGGCACCACAAGAAATGATGAGCAGAAATGTGTTCTATTAATTTTAGTAGGGTGTTTTGTTTAAATCAgagaatgtgttttgttttgttttgttgttttttgttattgccaCTTCTGGTAGTTGTCTTTTTTAGATGGCCTGTAGAAGAAATGCTAAATTTACATCGTTGAAGTCATGTAACAGATGGAGTAAGAAAATAGGAACATCAAACCTGCACGCCTTGAGCACCTCGATGGAGCTGGGATAGATGGAAACAGAAGACCAGGGAGCCAGGCCAGCAGGGGCCAATTGTCTGTGCAGTGTGCCTTCTGGAGTCTCCAACTTTTGCGGGCTGTGAGAGTCCTCCTTCCCATTCACTGTGGGCCCCTGACTGTCGGCCTGGCTGTTAAGGCAGGAGAGGCTATTGGGGGAGTGCACAGCGGTAGTGGTGGACATTGGCGAGGATGCCAAGAAGTGCTCCGACACAGCATTGGCAGAATCTGCGTGGACATTGTTGATTTTCTCTGAGAAAGGCCCTCCGTGGTTACTACAGTTGTTATTATCGTCATTCGTGGTGGTGGTGTTGGCTTTTCCCTTTAGCAAGGCTGAGAGTGGAGGATTGTCTATAGTGGGCGCACCGGGGGCTGGAGAGCCAGGTCTGTCCGTCACCTGTAGCTGGACATGATTAGTTAATCCCTGTGCGGGAGTGGCGCCGGGACTTGGAGTCATCCCTGCAGTAGTGGCGGTGTATGGACCTAACGGCAGAGTGGCAGTTGCTCCCACGTTACCCCCGGAAGGCGCATTGTCTTTGGTGTGGAGCCCTGAGGTAGTGGTGGAGTGGGGAGGCGAGGACAAGTGGTTGGGGGTGGACCTGGGGGAGGTGGGGGATAAGGAGGAGGCAGAGGACGAGGCAGTGCAGGGCCCAGAAGAATGTCCCACCTGATTGAGAATTGCCGACGAAGAGAATGAAGTCTgagggaaggaggaggaggaggaaaagaaaGGGGGTTCTCCATTGGGACCTGCCGAATGTGAACCTGGACCTTTGTGAAGCCCctagacaaaaaagaaacacactGAATCAAGAGCAAAATTGAACAAATCACTCCATTGAGTTATGAAAATACAGGCTTGGGGAGTAACGAAATACATGTACTGGCGTTACGTAttcataatacaaataaataaataaataaatttattccGTTACAGTACTGGAAAACACATGTAATCAGAGTACAGgtacttttattaaaaatagggATTATTTTGAGGGATTACAATTTCTATGATGAGAGAGCGAGTGAGAGAGAATTACGCCGTTTTGTCATGTTGATAATGTATCCTCCACAAATGTTTG
The Festucalex cinctus isolate MCC-2025b chromosome 11, RoL_Fcin_1.0, whole genome shotgun sequence DNA segment above includes these coding regions:
- the kdm6a gene encoding lysine-specific demethylase 6A isoform X2 — protein: MKSCGVSLVAVAAATASSSAAARSLSTAANDEEKMASAKASETEEDFPTLTTQEKESLLGIDSSLFGFHRLQEDGARTKALLLKAVSCYNAIILKAEGKVDPDIFCQLGHFHLLLEDYPKALSAYQRYFSLQPDYWKNAAFLYGLGLVYFHYNAFQWAIKTFQEVLYIDPSFSRSKEIHLRLGLMFKVNTDHESSLKHFQLALIDSNLCTLSKAEIQFHIAHLYEIQKKYRAAKEAYESLLQTENLPAQVKATTLQQLGWMHHTVEQLGDKVTKDSYAIQCLQKSLEADPNSGQSWYFLGRCYSSIGKVQDAFISYRQSIDKSEASADTWCSIGVLYQQQNQPMDALQAYICAVQLDHNHAAAWMDLGTLYESCGQPHDAIKCYVNATRSKACVNTAALAQRIKLLQACKGDGAQSTSNHSDLQASPAKKKRTASPAKSAADSCANSGNQQPVHSWYLTPQKFQLLEHLRSNRAILKPLQVQMLDQLENQLSLMQQHQQQARQQAMAGPQLQPSLPNGPQAESPNCRDGLTRSSPLNHAANRQQCVVQPTANGACSSPSSGPLDTRSPGGDHAAVSGSGSNGNVPYAQQNSLPHNCTAVSHPSTSSASPAHPETWRSPHSNANTQGLHKGPGSHSAGPNGEPPFFSSSSSFPQTSFSSSAILNQVGHSSGPCTASSSASSLSPTSPRSTPNHLSSPPHSTTTSGLHTKDNAPSGGNVGATATLPLGPYTATTAGMTPSPGATPAQGLTNHVQLQVTDRPGSPAPGAPTIDNPPLSALLKGKANTTTTNDDNNNCSNHGGPFSEKINNVHADSANAVSEHFLASSPMSTTTAVHSPNSLSCLNSQADSQGPTVNGKEDSHSPQKLETPEGTLHRQLAPAGLAPWSSVSIYPSSIEVLKACRNLGKNGLSTSNIILDKCPPPRPPSTPSPPLPKDKLNPPTPSIYLENKRDAFYPPLHQFCTNPANPVTVIRGLAGSLKLDLGLFSTKTLVEANPDHLVEVRTQLAQPTDENWDLSGSRKMWRCESSRSHTTIIKYAQYQASSFQESLREENEKKKEMEAEAASSDSRRRKCPFKHIKFGTNIDLSDEKKWKQQLQELTKLPAFARVVSAGNLLSHVGHTILGMNTVQLYMKVPGSRTPGHQENNNFCSVNINIGPGDCEWFAVPEPYWGVINSFCEKNNINFLMGSWWPNLEDLYATNVPVYRFIQRPGDLVWLNMGAIHWVQAIGWCNNIAWNVGPLTAHQYKLAVERYEWNKLQSVKSIVPMIHLSWNLARNIKVSDHKLFEMIKYCLLRTLKQCQMQRELLLAAGKELVWHGRTQNEPAHYCSICEVEVYDLLFVTSESNSRKTYVVHCQDCARRGSPNLDNFVVLEQYKIEELMQVYDHFTLASPLPSSS
- the kdm6a gene encoding lysine-specific demethylase 6A isoform X3 encodes the protein MHHTVEQLGDKVTKDSYAIQCLQKSLEADPNSGQSWYFLGRCYSSIGKVQDAFISYRQSIDKSEASADTWCSIGVLYQQQNQPMDALQAYICAVQLDHNHAAAWMDLGTLYESCGQPHDAIKCYVNATRSKACVNTAALAQRIKLLQAQLCNLQPGSLQNKSKMLPSIEEAWSLPIPAELTSRQGALNAAQAQQACKGDGAQSTSNHSDLQASPAKKKRTASPAKSAADSCANSGNQQPVHSWYLTPQKFQLLEHLRSNRAILKPLQVQMLDQLENQLSLMQQHQQQARQQAMAGPQLQPSLPNGPQAESPNCRDGLTRSSPLNHAANRQQCVVQPTANGACSSPSSGPLDTRSPGGDHAAVSGSGSNGNVPYAQQNSLPHNCTAVSHPSTSSASPAHPETWRSPHSNANTQGLHKGPGSHSAGPNGEPPFFSSSSSFPQTSFSSSAILNQVGHSSGPCTASSSASSLSPTSPRSTPNHLSSPPHSTTTSGLHTKDNAPSGGNVGATATLPLGPYTATTAGMTPSPGATPAQGLTNHVQLQVTDRPGSPAPGAPTIDNPPLSALLKGKANTTTTNDDNNNCSNHGGPFSEKINNVHADSANAVSEHFLASSPMSTTTAVHSPNSLSCLNSQADSQGPTVNGKEDSHSPQKLETPEGTLHRQLAPAGLAPWSSVSIYPSSIEVLKACRNLGKNGLSTSNIILDKCPPPRPPSTPSPPLPKDKLNPPTPSIYLENKRDAFYPPLHQFCTNPANPVTVIRGLAGSLKLDLGLFSTKTLVEANPDHLVEVRTQLAQPTDENWDLSGSRKMWRCESSRSHTTIIKYAQYQASSFQESLREENEKKKEMEAEAASSDSRRRKCPFKHIKFGTNIDLSDEKKWKQQLQELTKLPAFARVVSAGNLLSHVGHTILGMNTVQLYMKVPGSRTPGHQENNNFCSVNINIGPGDCEWFAVPEPYWGVINSFCEKNNINFLMGSWWPNLEDLYATNVPVYRFIQRPGDLVWLNMGAIHWVQAIGWCNNIAWNVGPLTAHQYKLAVERYEWNKLQSVKSIVPMIHLSWNLARNIKVSDHKLFEMIKYCLLRTLKQCQMQRELLLAAGKELVWHGRTQNEPAHYCSICEVEVYDLLFVTSESNSRKTYVVHCQDCARRGSPNLDNFVVLEQYKIEELMQVYDHFTLASPLPSSS